A part of Neodiprion pinetum isolate iyNeoPine1 chromosome 4, iyNeoPine1.2, whole genome shotgun sequence genomic DNA contains:
- the Mapmodulin gene encoding acidic leucine-rich nuclear phosphoprotein 32 family member A isoform X1 produces MEKRIELEKRGKNPGEITEFVLDNCRSTNIVGLTDEFVALNSLSLINVGLTSLKGFPKLPNLKKLELSDNRISGGLSLLSTSPKLTHLNLSGNKIKDLDTLQPLKEFKNLKSLDLFNNEATCMDNYREKVFSLIPSLQYLDGFDVNDREVDDSEGEDDEVNGNDDCDGDANEDDSDEVSDEDDDDDLDEEVVALDSVYKDYVDDDSDEEDYIGGEEEEDAEENDDDLDEEDGQEEDEGRIPFAASPARGKKRKHEDGGEVGN; encoded by the exons ATGGAGAAACGGATAGAGCTTGAGAAGCGGGGAAAAAACCCAGGCGAA atAACAGAGTTTGTCTTGGACAACTGTAGGAGTACAAACATTGTAGGTTTGACCGACGAGTTTGTAGCTCTGAACTCACTCAGCCTCATTAATGTGGGTCTCACAAGTCTGAAGGGATTTCCTAAGTTACCAAATCTGAAAAAG TTGGAGCTGAGCGACAACAGAATCTCTGGAGGTTTGTCCCTTCTAAGTACCAGCCCGAAATTGACTCACCTCAACCTCAGtggaaataaaatcaaagacCTTGACACGCTGCAGCCTTTG aaaGAGTTCAAAAACCTGAAGAGTCTGGACCTGTTCAACAATGAGGCAACATGCATGGACAATTACAGGGAAAAGGTTTTCAGCCTTATCCCCAGCTTACAGTATCTCGATGG ATTCGATGTTAATGATCGCGAGGTCGATGACAGTGAAGGTGAAGATGACGAGGTGAATGGAAATGATGACTGCGACGGTGACGCCAATGAAGATGACAGCGACGAAG TTTCGGACGaggatgacgacgacgacttaGATGAGGAAGTTGTTGCTTTGGATAGCGTATACAAAGATTACGTGGAT GATGATAGTGACGAGGAGGATTATATTGGAggggaggaggaagaggatgCCGAGGAAAACGACGATGACCTTGACGAGGAGGATGGTCAAGAAGAGGACGAAGGTAGGATACCTTTCG caGCATCACCAGCCCGAggcaagaaaagaaaacacgaGGACGGCGGCGAGGTGGGGAACTAG
- the ATP6AP2 gene encoding renin receptor isoform X3 — translation MFRQILCVAVTLAAVQAHGTFTIMHSPESVTFHGNEEVCQSLLPEIFSLTLGYTTKMRGSWDGMRITNIFDLPEAVVGVAIEGVTSIEPPRGKHYPLIEDESEETTWQALSGRLEERDNSETVVRINTADGVDALGRSALGELKLKPVNVASLKTLSLENESDRKFLEEIQLLDAFTNKVLSGITIDDKTDLYWFVVSALSPVIDSHRDKPAAVKEALAILNDALSRLSNAFVDAYKGKVIIAVFTNDASHVRHTRAAGDGVGSRVDNITLLKKLLIKLAGWIHSSLRLCLLSISESLPSQILY, via the exons atgttCCGGCAGATATTATGCGTGGCTGTCACGCTGGCTGCAG TTCAAGCCCATGGGACATTCACTATCATGCACAGCCCAGAGAGCGTCACGTTCCATGGAAATGAGGAAGTTTGTCAAAGCCTGCTACCTGAGATTTTCAGTTTAACGCTTGGATACACTACGAAAATG AGAGGCTCGTGGGACGGAATGAGAATCACGAATATCTTTGATCTACCTGAAGCAGTAGTCGGCGTCGCCATAGAAGGTGTGACATCTATAGAACCGCCCAGAGGCAAACATTACCCTCTGATCGAAGATGAGTCGGAAGAAACTACATGGCAAGCTTTGAGTGGTCGTCTTGAAGAGCGTGACAACTCTGAAACGGTTGTCAGAATTAACACTGCAGATGGTGTAGATGCT CTGGGACGATCTGCTCTTGGGGAGTTGAAACTTAAACCAGTCAACGTGGCATCTTTAAAAACACTTAGTTTAGAAAATGAGTCGGACAGGAAATTTTTGGAAGAAATACAGTTGCTGGACGCTTTCACAAACAAAGTATTGTCAGGAATAACTATCGATGACAAAACAGATCTTTACTGGTTTGTCGTCTCCGCACTTTCGCCTGTAATCGATTCTCACAGGGATAAACCAGCTGCAGTTAAAGAAGCTTTGGCTATTCTCAATGATGCTCTTAGTCGTCTCAGTAACGCATTCGTGGATGCTTACAAAGGAAAG GTAATCATCGCTGTATTCACAAATGATGCTTCTCACGTTCGACACACACGTGCTGCAGGTGACGGAGTTGGTAGTCGCGTTGACAATATAACG CTTTTGAAGAAGCTGCTGATAAAGCTGGCTGGTTGGATTCACTCCTCACTTCGTCTTTGTCTTCTTTCCATCTCAGAATCGTTACCCAGCCAAATATTATATTAA
- the Mapmodulin gene encoding acidic leucine-rich nuclear phosphoprotein 32 family member A isoform X3, which produces MEKRIELEKRGKNPGEITEFVLDNCRSTNIVGLTDEFVALNSLSLINVGLTSLKGFPKLPNLKKLELSDNRISGGLSLLSTSPKLTHLNLSGNKIKDLDTLQPLKEFKNLKSLDLFNNEATCMDNYREKVFSLIPSLQYLDGFDVNDREVDDSEGEDDEVNGNDDCDGDANEDDSDEVSDEDDDDDLDEEVVALDSVYKDYVDDDSDEEDYIGGEEEEDAEENDDDLDEEDGQEEDEASPARGKKRKHEDGGEVGN; this is translated from the exons ATGGAGAAACGGATAGAGCTTGAGAAGCGGGGAAAAAACCCAGGCGAA atAACAGAGTTTGTCTTGGACAACTGTAGGAGTACAAACATTGTAGGTTTGACCGACGAGTTTGTAGCTCTGAACTCACTCAGCCTCATTAATGTGGGTCTCACAAGTCTGAAGGGATTTCCTAAGTTACCAAATCTGAAAAAG TTGGAGCTGAGCGACAACAGAATCTCTGGAGGTTTGTCCCTTCTAAGTACCAGCCCGAAATTGACTCACCTCAACCTCAGtggaaataaaatcaaagacCTTGACACGCTGCAGCCTTTG aaaGAGTTCAAAAACCTGAAGAGTCTGGACCTGTTCAACAATGAGGCAACATGCATGGACAATTACAGGGAAAAGGTTTTCAGCCTTATCCCCAGCTTACAGTATCTCGATGG ATTCGATGTTAATGATCGCGAGGTCGATGACAGTGAAGGTGAAGATGACGAGGTGAATGGAAATGATGACTGCGACGGTGACGCCAATGAAGATGACAGCGACGAAG TTTCGGACGaggatgacgacgacgacttaGATGAGGAAGTTGTTGCTTTGGATAGCGTATACAAAGATTACGTGGAT GATGATAGTGACGAGGAGGATTATATTGGAggggaggaggaagaggatgCCGAGGAAAACGACGATGACCTTGACGAGGAGGATGGTCAAGAAGAGGACGAAG CATCACCAGCCCGAggcaagaaaagaaaacacgaGGACGGCGGCGAGGTGGGGAACTAG
- the Mapmodulin gene encoding acidic leucine-rich nuclear phosphoprotein 32 family member A isoform X2 — translation MEKRIELEKRGKNPGEITEFVLDNCRSTNIVGLTDEFVALNSLSLINVGLTSLKGFPKLPNLKKLELSDNRISGGLSLLSTSPKLTHLNLSGNKIKDLDTLQPLKEFKNLKSLDLFNNEATCMDNYREKVFSLIPSLQYLDGFDVNDREVDDSEGEDDEVNGNDDCDGDANEDDSDEVSDEDDDDDLDEEVVALDSVYKDYVDDDSDEEDYIGGEEEEDAEENDDDLDEEDGQEEDEAASPARGKKRKHEDGGEVGN, via the exons ATGGAGAAACGGATAGAGCTTGAGAAGCGGGGAAAAAACCCAGGCGAA atAACAGAGTTTGTCTTGGACAACTGTAGGAGTACAAACATTGTAGGTTTGACCGACGAGTTTGTAGCTCTGAACTCACTCAGCCTCATTAATGTGGGTCTCACAAGTCTGAAGGGATTTCCTAAGTTACCAAATCTGAAAAAG TTGGAGCTGAGCGACAACAGAATCTCTGGAGGTTTGTCCCTTCTAAGTACCAGCCCGAAATTGACTCACCTCAACCTCAGtggaaataaaatcaaagacCTTGACACGCTGCAGCCTTTG aaaGAGTTCAAAAACCTGAAGAGTCTGGACCTGTTCAACAATGAGGCAACATGCATGGACAATTACAGGGAAAAGGTTTTCAGCCTTATCCCCAGCTTACAGTATCTCGATGG ATTCGATGTTAATGATCGCGAGGTCGATGACAGTGAAGGTGAAGATGACGAGGTGAATGGAAATGATGACTGCGACGGTGACGCCAATGAAGATGACAGCGACGAAG TTTCGGACGaggatgacgacgacgacttaGATGAGGAAGTTGTTGCTTTGGATAGCGTATACAAAGATTACGTGGAT GATGATAGTGACGAGGAGGATTATATTGGAggggaggaggaagaggatgCCGAGGAAAACGACGATGACCTTGACGAGGAGGATGGTCAAGAAGAGGACGAAG caGCATCACCAGCCCGAggcaagaaaagaaaacacgaGGACGGCGGCGAGGTGGGGAACTAG